GGACTACAAAACAAGGCACCTACAATTTGGTTCAGATTCTGGTTCGACATTGGCGCGGtagccggtgccggcgcggGCGTCGCGGTCGTCGGAGGAGGGATAGGTGTCTGGCTCACGGGTGTAGGCGCGGGAGCTGCAGCACCTGCAccgggcgtcgtcgtcgcgggctgttgctgctgctgtgaAAAAGATCCTGACGCGCCTGctcctgcgccgccgccgcctggggcGCCTGGGGCGCCTGGGGTGGTGCTGCTCGCACCAGGCTGGCCCGGGTTTCCCGACATTCCGACGAGATCCTCCGAGCGATGCTATACCTAGGAGTTATGAGGAGTTTTCTTTTTGCCCAAACTCTTACTCGATTACTTCGTTGTGCCTTTACGACTGACGGTCCATAATCTTGAGTCCGTAGAGCGAGACGAGCTGCGTCGTGTTCGATGCGACCCAACAGCCGGAGCAACGCGCTTCCGAGTGGGAATAGTACAAGTAGAGTTGTGGCTCTCAGAAATTAAAGCGCGACTGAGCCTCGACGATCTGAGTTGGAAGAAATGATGAATTCGATGGAATGTCGTTGATGTCGCGTTCTGTTGGATGAAATGAGGCTCGTAAGTCACCCCCCTGCAAGGCTGCAAAGATGGTGGAAGGCAGAGGTTGGCGACGGAAAATATCTGGAGTGAGGACGCCAAACCATTTCCAGACTAGCTCGTTGCCATATGGACTTGATGATTGGGAGGATGCTTCAATCTGTCCACGGCTTGGGGTCCACTTTCCCCGAGACGCGGCGGTACCTTACACCATGTACCTTTTTGAGCTCACTCGGTCCAAGCTCATTCACTCATTGCCCTACCTACCTCTCATCTCATCACGCAGATCTAACTCATCGAAAACGAAACGTTGGGCCTCCAACCAAGTACAGCAACAATTCTATCATAGGTTATCACTCGGGCTGCTTGTCCTATAATCGTCACAACCTCTTTTCAACCACAATGGCTGATTCAGCAAtgaccggcgccggcgccggcgccacAGGCGAACCCTTCACCCTCGAAGAACGCATCCAACAGCTCTGTGAAATCGACACAAGCATAGTCCAGCTCATGCATCACACTTCCTCCGCCATGTCCGCCCTTGGCGCCCAAAAGACCCCTGAAATAAACCccgagcagcagaagcagacgTTCAAGTCGTCCATGGACGCCCTCCTCTCCACCCTGCACACGGTCGACGTCCACATGAAACGCCAGATCATGgggctcgaggaggccggcatcatcaagctccgcggcgaaggcggcggcagcggcggccccggcgaGAAGAGCGTCGGCGGTCGCCAGGTCGTCATGAACGAGGACGCAAAGATCGTCGCCAGGCCCTCCCTCGAACCCAATGGCGTCGGCACCATTGgcaacctcgacgtcggctgGCTCAACAGCCGCAACAACAAGGTCGAGCGTGACATGGAGGCCGAGCTGTGGGCCAAGATGAGGGAGTTCCTCGAGAGATACCACTCGCAGGAGCAAGAAGCCAGCGGGGAGGTCAGCGAGATGCAGCAGTGAGAATTGCAATCTCGAAACCGGCcatgagagagaggcaaAAGATGAGACTGGCATCTAGGCCTGCCGACGGGTTCTGCACCATGACAGCACAACGAATAATGGCGAAAGATTTTGAGTGGGTGATACATGAGAGGTTCTCTCGTTCCAATAAGAGGCTGATTTTTGGCAGACCAATATACCCGATACCCACCCTTCTTCATTTCCACGCTGAGTGGCTATGAATCAGGGTTCTCATGAACGAACGGAGTGGTCAAGGATAACTCATACCTGCACACGAGGAATCCGGCACCTGCATAGAATGAACGATACTTCAATGATACTAATTACTCATGCCCATTCATGGCCTAGGTGGCCACCAGTGATTATACCGTCTTTCTTACCTTGTCATGCGTATGCCGATCTGAAATGCAAAACAAAAACGAAAAAACGATGCCGCCGAACCAACAACGCCGGCCAATGAACAACGGTTGTCGTCGTAAGAGTCAAAGGACGCCGCTCAACATTCGTCAACTCGACTCCTATTCGTGTGCTTGCGTGGCTCAAAGTCCGAATCCCAAGCTTGTCTTGTGCCCTCTGGTGTCCAGTCAAAAGACAAGAACCATCAATGGGTAGTTCGACGAGATGGAAGGAACTCAACCTCGAAACTTCTTCTCCGCTTCAACAAG
This genomic interval from Colletotrichum higginsianum IMI 349063 chromosome 9, whole genome shotgun sequence contains the following:
- a CDS encoding Mediator complex protein, with amino-acid sequence MADSAMTGAGAGATGEPFTLEERIQQLCEIDTSIVQLMHHTSSAMSALGAQKTPEINPEQQKQTFKSSMDALLSTLHTVDVHMKRQIMGLEEAGIIKLRGEGGGSGGPGEKSVGGRQVVMNEDAKIVARPSLEPNGVGTIGNLDVGWLNSRNNKVERDMEAELWAKMREFLERYHSQEQEASGEVSEMQQ